The nucleotide window AATCAATTTTTACGGTTTTTCCAAGTCGGTTTGATTCACCAATTTTTCGGTTCAAATGTCCACCCCTAATTTAGGTGTTCGAAACCCAACTTAATGGATCATCACTCAAGGTAGGTGCAGAACCCCAATCAAGCCCAAAGTAGGAAAAACTAGCATTGGCGGGCAAAGCATTTCTTAACTAAAACTGATCTTCTAGATTCACAAAGGTACACGTGTATTTGGCTTAACCCgcatttgaaaacaaaaaaatcaatccTAATTAAATTGGAAGGGAACATGAGTTTCCAGTAAAAATCAGGGTTGTTCTTAAGTAAGCCTCTCAAAACTCTCTTTCACTGCCTCGTACTTTAACTTACGTACTTATCGTTtgcttatattataataagtGAATTAAGAACACCATATGATGGCATTAGGTTCGCTTAGAAAAATTTCTTGTAAGCTACAAATCTTGACTTCACACATCATCACGCCTTCTAcaggagttttttttattttttcaatgtgAAATATACGGTTGAATAAATTTGTCTATATATCAGCAAACTATCTTTTGTTGTTTCCCTATGGATATGGTTTTACCTCTTTTAGCCATTCAAGGCAATGtctggattttttatttttattttttggagatAAAGAAGGGGCAAAGCCCTCAAGAAACAGACTACACACACTCCTCCACACAAACTAGTCTAGAACGAACAATTCCAAGCAAATCATCAAGAAGATAAGCACTTATCCAACTAGGGCCTGCTCAAACACACACAGCCCAAGATCCAGTTGATAACTCCAATTAGCCAATTAGTCAGCAACATCATTCTTCTCTCTAAAAACATGTTGAAGGGCACAACTGGGAAACTACTGCATAAGGTCACAACAGGTCCTAACTAAAGCAactaagagcatccacaaggGACTCTCTAAATTATCTCtttaaacaaattttagggaggatttggaaaaatacaactccaaccatgcccctacctcctaaaatagggagatctctaggagctcctaaatctgaggagagaaATGACTTCTAGtgactccctataatttaatactactttatttaatgagtatttcaaacctttaattaatgttaattattttttatatgattttttaataaagatggaccaattaaaaaagagttatagcatttatgaccCCCTAAAttggagtttaaattttatagagagctcctaaaataactcgtatgtgtttttagctaaaatttaactaaaaaatagagaggaTGATTGTGGATGCCCTAAGAGATGCAAAGCAAGCATAGAAGAATTCTCACAAAGATTGACTGCAGTAGCTGAGTCAATTTCGATAATGAAACTACCGATACCATTCTCAATGGCTAACTTCAAACCAAAGAAGAGGCCCCATATCTCAGCCTcaagaagaaacaaagttGATCACTATACTTCTAAAACTTCCAACGTTGATTTCAAGTCTTCTCAATGTCAATGCTGCCGTCCATTCACTAATTTACGAACGAAACAAAGCACAATCCAAATACGTATAGACAAGAAATTTGGACCGTCAACTGGTCTTGGGGTGgaagttgggctactccccccCACCCCAATTGGTTTTAGGGTTGAACTTTAACTTCCTTTACAGCAAGCAAagaaagattttaaaaaaaaagaaacaagaacagCACCTTTGTAGCTTTAACTCTGCAGTGATCTACATTCTGCACTATATAATAAGATATGATTATTCTGCAAACAGTCTCCACAAAAAGTTAGACATGGTTTTCAATAATTATGGGAAAGGGATCATCCCACTACACTCACCAAAGCTTATGTTCctgcttcttctcttttttgtgttcAACCTTTCTGCAACTCCTTTAACCTTCAACTTCCCAAGCTTTTCCAATGTCACCACCAACATATCCCTCGAGGGTGTTGCTGATATTGATAGCAACCTCATCAGACTCACCAGAAACCCCGAAGAAACTGGGAACGTAGGTAGAGCCACCTACCACGAACCCTTCCTCCTCCGAGAAAATGCAACCAGAAAACTTGCGGACTTCACCACAAATTTCACATTCAAGATTGATTATGGTCATGCCGATGGGATGCTGATGGGATGGTGTTCTTCGTAGAGCCAACTGGATCCTTACTCAACAGCGCAGCGGGAGGTGGTGGCAAGCTTGGCCTGCCTGTCGACGACCTGTCGGGAGACACCACAAGCCGAGTATCCGTTTGTGGCTGTGGAGTTTGATATCTTCAAGAACACAGTGCCAACCATCAGGGATCCAAACGGCGACCATGTGGGGATCGACATCAACTTTCTCAAGTCAAATATTACCATGCCTTGGATTAGTTACAACTCTAGCTCAAAAAATCTTAATGTTGCCTTCACGAGTTTTCTAAATGGTACAAACGGTATCCAAGTGGAGATAACCAGTTATCTTTCTTACATTGTTGATCTAAAACAATACTTGCCGGATTGGGTCATTTTTAGGTTCTCTGCTGCAACCGGTAACGAGCTTGCTGTGCATAAGATTCTCTCTGGAATTTTACTTCAACTGCTCTGGTTGATGAGGGCAACAAACCAGTATTTCCTGTGTCAATCCCCACTGTTAAACCTAAGTTATCAGGAAGTGCCAATATCAGACTCCTGATTGGGTTGGGTGGCGGTGGTTTTCTAATCTTGGTTGGTGGCTTGTGTTTGGCTTGGTTCACCTTTTGGAAGAGAATGAGAGCAGCAGGGGAACGTGATGGAGAACCCTTTTGTTAATAAACTGATTCATGAGGAACTTGAAAAGGGGACTGGCCCTAGGAAGTTTTCATACCGTGAGTTGGTTCGAGCAACGAGTAATTTTGAGGAGGGAGAGAATCTGGGAGAGGGAGGATTTGGTGGGGTTTATAGAGGCTTCATAAAAGACTTAAACGCATATGTTGCGGTTAAGAGAATATCCAGCGGATCTAAGCAAGGTTTGAAGGAGTATGCATCAGAAGTGAGGATCATCAGTAGACTAATTAGGCATCGAAATTTGGTGCAACTCACTGGTTGGTGCCATGAAAAAAGAGAGCTACTGCTCGTCTATTAGATCATGCCCAATGGTAGTTTAGATTCCCAtcttttcaaagaaaaaagcttGTTAACTTGGTAGGTAAGATACAATATTGCTCAAGGTTTGGCCTCTGCCTTATTTTATCTACATGAAGAATGGGAACAGTGAGCTGCACGGTGATATTAAGTCTAGCAATGTTAtgttggattcaaatttcaatgTGAAACTCCAGGATTTCGGGTTAGCTCGACTCGTGGACCATGGAGAACAGTCACAAACAACAATTATAGCTGGAACCAGAGGCTACATGGCTCTAGAATATGTTACTACAGGAAAAGCTAGCAAGGAATCAAATGTCTACAGCTTCAGAGTTCTTGCATTGGAAATAGCCTGCAGGAGAAAACCGATCGATTTCAACTTAGAAAGTAGCCAAATCGAACTGGTGAAGTGGGTTTGGGAGCTTTATGGAGAAGGCAAAGTTATTCAAGCAGCCGATCCAAAACTCAATGGAGAGTTTGATGAGAAATCAATGGAGTGCGTGCTGATTGTTGGATTGTGGTGTGCACACCCGGATTATAAATTCAGACCTTCAATACCACAAGCGATTCAAGTGCTTAACTTGGAAGTTCCATTGCCCATTCTCCCATCAAAGATGCCGGTAGCCACATATTTTGCTCCTCCTAGATTACTTTCAACATTGCTCAGTGAAACTATTAGTTCTGAAAGAGGTCAAACCGAGTCCTCAGGAAATCACCAAGTCCTCTCAATCACCCCATCTTCTACAACAACATTTGTGACCATCAACAATACTTCAGTGCGCACAGCAGACCTAAGTTAATTTTTGTGATAatgctgcttcttctttttttttcaagagaTTCTTGTATTGTATTGTGATATTGTCGCATTGCCGATTAAGGAAATAATAGGGTTGCTGTCCAAATTAACTGACTTAACTAACATAACGAACCCCCTACAAGGTCCATGTCAgctaattaaaatttcaatagtGTTGATCCGtttcctttcatttttgtttagtttaaaGTTTAACCCACACCTAAAGCAGAATTAGTCAAATGAAAATTAGGAAAACCCACATTAACACTCAAACCTAAAATAAGATGGAGAGGAAAGGACCATGAAATTCACTTAAAAATACCACAAATCTTGATTACATCACATTATCACTTCTAGAAAGGAGTAAGAAAAACACCATGCCATAtgataaaaaaattgtgagcTACGCGGTGGTATAAATTTGTCCATACTTCAGCAAACTCTGTCTTGTCTAGTTGTTAGtgcatataatttttatttatttttaattcttattaGATCAAATATATTTCATGTGTGAAGGGATCCAACATTAGGGCCAACCCTTAAACgtctttttcttaatatcttGACACGGACATATGATGAGTATCAAGCCATTTAAGTTAGACGCTACGGTCGCGCACGAAATTTCTCTTTCAGCATATCTCTTTTATCCATTTAAACAAACTTGGTTAAGTTTATGTCTGTcccaaaatcaagaattttGATCAACTAATAGGGGTAATATAATTCtcattccctttctttttattctcaTTTCTTATATGTAAACATGTTATAAAAATGTAAATGCCCTAGTACCCATATAATCCTACGCGATCTTAATGGACAAAAATCACTTGATTCCCAAAGATGTCAAATTATGGATGAATTTAGTATTAAATGGCATGATTATTTATTAGTAATAGGTTTGGAATCATTCCAATTCATTCTTCCTCTATGTTGGGTATTGGAATGATTCCAATTCCTTACTTCCACTGCATATACGTAATAATGAATTACGGGAGTTACATGGTAAAATCCGTAATCATTCAAAACTAGGAATCATATCAACTAAGAGGAGTAGTTGATCTTATTCCAATTCCCTATTCCCAAATTCTTAAGTTTCCTAGTTCATGACTCTCCTCAATCCTTGAAAGAAGAGGtgatttcaattcaatttaagCGTCGAAAGCAAGAATAGCACTCTCCTAGGCCCAAATTGTATGGTAGATGGAGTCCAAATGGCTAATGACTAGATTAATTAGTCGGTGATTGTAGAATAATTCCACATTATACAAAATATTCAAACCATCAAAGTACTACTAAGGTACTGATTGGGAAGACCCACATTAAAAAGGCcatataaaaatcaaaattaaaataaaatggaagaGATTTTTTGCAAACTTAATTATCCAAGTAAACCAGCACACCATTAATAAAAAATGGTAAAAGTATACAGTTGTACAGCATTTGCCCATATAATTTTAGTTACTTGTTCAGTTCTATAATTTGTTATATAAACCTAGAGGTACATGTAGAAACATTTGAATCGGGTGATTAGCCATCATCAGCAAGATATTGCGACTCTCAAATCTGAATTTTAATCATTTCCAAGAGCCTTCTCAATGTCAACGCATCTGcacccaaaataataaaaataaaggcacCCACACCAAATGAGCCTATAGGAACAGTGAGTGCACCAAGGTCTGCCATTACCCAAGTGGAAATTAATTGACTTGAAATTGAACCATTTACATATATAAGAGGATGCTTCCCGGCAACTGAACATAGATAAATATATACCATATCTCAGACTAAAAAGACAATGGCTGCTGGTTCTGGTTTGAATTGGTAAACAGCACCACTGTTTTAAGCGCCTAGGAAACCTTGCATACGATCTGCACAACCATTAGATGACAATTCTGCACGTACAAAAAGTTTGAAATGGTTGCTAATAACTTCGGGGACGGGATCATCCAACTCCACTCGCCAAAGCTTCTATCCTTCCTTCTGCTCTTGTTTCTGTTAAACCCTTCTGCAACTCCTTTAACCTTCAACTTCCCCAGCTTTTCCAATGGCACCACCAACATATCCCTAGAAGGAGATGCATATATTGATGGCAAATTCATCAAACTCACCAAAAAACCCGAAGAGCTTAAAGTGGCTGAGAATATCGGTCGAGCAACCTACCACAAACCGTTCCTTCTCCAGGAAAAAGCCACCGGAAAACTGGCCGATTTCACCACACATTTTACTTTCATCATTGATTCCGGCCACGGTGATGGGATGGTGTTCTTCCTAGCCCCAAATGGATCTTTAGTCAACATTGCAATAGGGGGTGGTGGCACACTTGGGCTCCCCGTTGAAGACTTGCCAGGAGGCATGTCTAGAACTCAGTATCCATTTGTGGCAGTGGAGTTTGATATCTTCCAGAATACACAGCCAAGCATCCAGGATCCCCCGAGCGATCATGTAGCAATCGACATCAACTCTCTCAAGTCTAATATTACCACGACTTGGAATGGTGGTATTGACAAAGCAAAACTAAACACCGCTTGGGTTAGTTATAACTCTAGCTCAAAAAATCTCAGTGTTGCCTTTACCAGTTTTCTAAATGGTACAAATGGCACCCAACTGGAGATAATCAGATATCTTTCTTACATGGTTGATCTGAAACAATACTTGCCGGATTGGGTCATTGTTGGATTCTCTACTGCAACGGGCAATGACATTGCTGTGCATAGGATCGTCTCGTGGAATTTCACATCAACAGCTCTGGTTGATGAGACTACAATGAACAACACACAAGTATTTCCTCCGCCAAGCCCTAGTGCTAATCCCAAGTCAGGAACTTCCAACATACGACTCCCCATTGGGTTGGGTGTTGGTGGATGTATTATCTTGGCTGGTGGATTGGCTTTGGTTTGGTTCATGTTCATTTTTCGGAAGAGAAAGGCAGTTGGGGAAAGTGATGAGAATCCTGTTGTCAACTGTTTAATTGACGATGAATTTGAAAAGGGAACTGGCCCGAGGAAGTTTTCATACAGGGACTTAGCTCGAGCAACGAATAATTTTCATGAGGGGGAGAAGCTGGGAGAGGGAGGATTTGGAGGGGTTTACATAGCCTTTATAAAAAACTTGAACTCATATGTTGCAATTAAGAGGATATCCAATGGATCTAAGCAAGGTTTGAAGGAGTATGCATCAGAAGTAAGAATTATCAGtagacttaggcatcggaatTTGGTGCAACTCATTGGTTGGTGCCATGAAAAAAGAGAACTACTACTCGTCTACGAGTTCATGCCCAACAGCAGTTTAGATTCCCacctattcaaaataaatagcTTGTTAAGTTGGCAAATCAGATACAAAATAGCTCGAGGTTTGGCCTCCGGCTTATTCTATCTACACGAAGAATGGGAACAATGTGTGCTGCACAGGGATATCAAATCCAGCAACGTTAtgttggattcaaatttcaatgTGAAACTTGGTGATTTTGGATTAGCTCGACTTGTGGACCATGGAAAACAGTCACCAACAACAATTGTGGCTGGAACTAGAGGCTACATGGCTCTGGAATATGTTACTACAGGAAAGGCTAGCAAGGAATCAGATGTCTACAGCTTTGGAGTGGTTGCTTTGGAAATAGCTTGTGGGAGAAAACCGATCGATCTCAATTTAGAAAGTAGTGAAATCGAAATGGTGGAGTGGGTTTGGGAGCTTTATGGAGAAGGGAAAGTTATTCAAGCAGCCGATCCAAAACTCTATGGACAATTTGATGAGAATCAAATGGAGAGCTTGATGACTGTTGGGTTGTGGTGTGCTCACCCAGATTATAGATTCAGACCTTCAATACAACAAGCGATTCAAGTGCTTAACTGGGAAGTTCCATTGCCTATTCTCCCATCAAAGATGCCAGTTGCCACCTATTTTGCACCTCCAACATCACTTTCAATGTTGTCCAATCAAACTACTACTTCTGAAAGAGGTCAAACTGAGTCAGGCTGCTATAGGTATAGCACcaattctttccaaatcaccCCATATTCTACACCGCAATTCTTGTCAACCGAGACTGAAGCCCAAATTTTGTCAGGATACAGTTATAGCACCAATTCCTCACAACTCACTGCATCTCCTACAACGCAGTTCTTGTCCATCGACACTGAAGCACAGTTCTTGTCCACGGACACTGAAGAACAGTTCTTGTCCATGGACACTGAAGAACAGTTCTTGTCCATCGACACTGAAGAACAGTTCTTGTCCATAGACATGTATATATTCAAAGTCTTTTGTAATTTACTTTGTATTTCATCATTAAACTTAGGTACTTGACAGCATATTGCTGTAATTATgttgtaattattttatttgtttacaacttagtgTTTTGAGATATATCTTTaggcagattttttttttctttggacgAAATCTTTAGGCAGATATACTAACACAGAAAGAGTGCAGAAAGACTAATCCTGAAAGAGTGCAGAAAGACTAATGCTGAAATAGTGCAGGATAACAAACAGGGAGTCAGAgtagtgtatatatatatatatatatatatcaaacaGGGAGTCAGagtagtatatatatatatatatatatgtagagtAATACATATGTACGGATTATACATAAAATCTGGTTCTTCATTAACATAGTGATGGATGTCTGTTAAATTATCCACATTGACATTCATTCTCTGctgtttgtttgttggaaaaaataaaagtgtaGGAAAAGCTTTCTTACTTTTTCTGTTGTCTTCTCTACACCAGGCAATGATGTGTGAAAAGAGGGGTTGGGGGAGAGAAAGGGTGAGAGAGGGGTTGTTAAGGCTGAgaggaatttctttttatttttcagttttaaaaaaaaaattaagaatttttattttattttttcacacATTAGCATAAAGTGGCACTCCACTTGCCACGTCGccaatttaacaaaaattaaaattgtgaaGTTGACGGAATGTGTAATTtggttaaatttaaaaaggttGAGTTTcatattgatgaaattgaaacctcGTGACCCATTTTAATAATGACCCCAAACCTGTGAGGGTAAAATGTCGTTAATCCATTTCATATCTTTTACTTTTAATATCAAGCCATTCAAGTTGGAATGTTATGGTCGTGCATGAAAATTTCTATCTCAACTTATCTCTTTCATCCATgttgaccaaaacaaaacgaGGTGATGAAACTCAAATCTGACTCGAGCCTTTTCAATGTCAAATGTCACTGAATTTggacaaaaaaatttcacctgCCACACCATATGAGCTGGCCATTCTTTAAAttagacaaagaaattttagACCGTCACCATGGTCATTGGTCTCCTGCCATCACCACTCTCTTAAATATTGACCAACCACTACTTGAATATGACAAtgaattaagaaaagtcaCCTTTGCAAACAACAAAACCTATGACACAACAAAATACAAGATTCAAAGAGTCTAAATTTCATgtgtatatttttattgcataCCACGTCAAACTGAAAACTCAATGCAACTAAACATACATAAATACCATGTCAAGCTAAAAACTCAATTGCTTGTTTGCTAAAGTCTCTGCAAAAGGTTAGATATGGC belongs to Prunus persica cultivar Lovell chromosome G4, Prunus_persica_NCBIv2, whole genome shotgun sequence and includes:
- the LOC18780593 gene encoding L-type lectin-domain containing receptor kinase IX.1, coding for MVANNFGDGIIQLHSPKLLSFLLLLFLLNPSATPLTFNFPSFSNGTTNISLEGDAYIDGKFIKLTKKPEELKVAENIGRATYHKPFLLQEKATGKLADFTTHFTFIIDSGHGDGMVFFLAPNGSLVNIAIGGGGTLGLPVEDLPGGMSRTQYPFVAVEFDIFQNTQPSIQDPPSDHVAIDINSLKSNITTTWNGGIDKAKLNTAWVSYNSSSKNLSVAFTSFLNGTNGTQLEIIRYLSYMVDLKQYLPDWVIVGFSTATGNDIAVHRIVSWNFTSTALVDETTMNNTQVFPPPSPSANPKSGTSNIRLPIGLGVGGCIILAGGLALVWFMFIFRKRKAVGESDENPVVNCLIDDEFEKGTGPRKFSYRDLARATNNFHEGEKLGEGGFGGVYIAFIKNLNSYVAIKRISNGSKQGLKEYASEVRIISRLRHRNLVQLIGWCHEKRELLLVYEFMPNSSLDSHLFKINSLLSWQIRYKIARGLASGLFYLHEEWEQCVLHRDIKSSNVMLDSNFNVKLGDFGLARLVDHGKQSPTTIVAGTRGYMALEYVTTGKASKESDVYSFGVVALEIACGRKPIDLNLESSEIEMVEWVWELYGEGKVIQAADPKLYGQFDENQMESLMTVGLWCAHPDYRFRPSIQQAIQVLNWEVPLPILPSKMPVATYFAPPTSLSMLSNQTTTSERGQTESGCYRYSTNSFQITPYSTPQFLSTETEAQILSGYSYSTNSSQLTASPTTQFLSIDTEAQFLSTDTEEQFLSMDTEEQFLSIDTEEQFLSIDMYIFKVFCNLLCISSLNLGT